TTCAGTGAGTTCATCTGGCGTAGCCAAGCAGTCAAATCTGGCTTGTTCTTAGCAAGGGCAGCTTTGAGTGCAGGGATAAGTGCTGCAATCGTCTCTCTCACATCGCCAACAACTGCAACATCTGCATGGCGATTCTTACCGATTTCAGCAGGATCGATATCTGCGTGCAAGATCTTTGCATTCGGTGCAAATGTTGAAAGCTTTCCTGTTACGCGGTCATCAAAACGAGCGCCTAAAGTAATAAGTAAATCAGCCTTTTGTAGCGCTGTTACTGCAGCAACGGTTCCATGCATTCCTGGCATACCCATATGAAGTGGATGAGAATCAGGAAATGCTCCACGCGCCATCAGCGTTGTGACAACCGGTCCACCAAGAAGCTCAACGAGCTGGCGAAGTTCGGCATGTGCATTGGCTTTGATTACGCCACCGCCCACATAGAAGACAGGCTTAGAAGATTGTGCGATGAGCGCTGCAGCATCGGTGATTGCCTGCGCATCAGGTGTCGTCTTTGGGTTGTAACCAGCAAGTTTGATAGATGTTGGCCAGTTGTATTTTGTCATCTTCTGCAAAGCATCTTTAGCAATATCAACGAGAACCGGACCTGGACGACCTGTGGTTGCAATATGGAATGCCTCGGCGATTACACCTGGGATCTCATCTGGGTTTGTGACTAGGTAATTGTGTTTGGTAAATGGCATTGTGATGCCACGGATATCTGCCTCTTGGAAAGCATCAGTACCGATGGCCGCAGATGGAACTTGACCAGTGATTGCAACAAGTGGAACAGAATCCATCGCAGCATCCATCAGTGGTGTCACAAGATTTGTGGCTCCCGGACCAGAAGTTGCAATACAAACTCCTGCGCGACCTGTTACTTGGGCATAACCCGTTGCAGCATGTCCTGCACCTTGTTCATGGCGAACCAAGATGTGGCGAATTGTTGAGTCATAGATCGGATCGTAGGCAGGAAGAATTGCGCCACCGGGAAGTCCAAACATCACATCGACGCCAGCTGCTTCAAGGCTTTTGACAAGCGCCGTAGCTCCTGTCATTTCTGTGCCGTTCGCTGTTGGAACGTGTTTCGCCATCTTCTTGCTCCTTTCTCTCTCGATCTCTGTACAAGCGTTGTTAAATGAAAAAACCCTCAGATATCTGAGGGCGCGCGTGACGTTCAGGCACGCGCTATCGAATCACCACCACTGAAAGTTCTGAAGCGCGTGTTGAAGTCATGACCGTATTCTCCATCGGGGCAGGGCTATGAGTCAAGAGATGAGATGCACATCTCAATAAGTGAAACGATTAGTCGCAGACAGCGCCCTTGGAGGCAGAGCCCACAAGCTTTGAATACTTATGGAGAACGCCGCGGGTGTATTTGTGGGGCAGTGGCTTCCAGCCAACTTTGCGGGCTGCAAGTTCTGCAGGATCTACCAAGAGATCGAGTGTGCGATTTGGGATATCGATTCGGACTCGGTCGCCATCTTTAATAAATGCAATCGGCCCCCCATCAACTGCTTCCGGTGCAACGTGTCCCACACACAGACCTGTTGAGCCTCCAGAGAAACGACCATCGGTAAGAAGAAGAGTTGTCTTGCCAAGTCCCGCGCCTTTTATGGCGCCGGTAATCATTAACATCTCGCGCATTCCAGGTCCACCCTTTGGACCTTCATAACGAATGACGACAACATCGCCTGCTTGAATTGTTCCATTCTCTAGAGCATCCATCGCAGCTTGTTCGCGTTCGAATACACGAGCAGGTCCCTCAAAACTTTCAATACCAATTCCAGCTGTCTTACAGACGGCGCCTTCTGTGGCAAGTGACCCGCCCAAAATTGTGATTCCAATATCGGTAGAGATTGGTTTATCAATAGCACGTAAAACACTTCCGTCGGCAAGTGGTGGATTAATATCTGCAAGGTTTTCAGCCATCGTCTTGCCTGTCACGGTCAGAGTATCTCCGTGTAAGAAACCAGCATCGAGCAAGATGCGCAGAACAACGGGAATGCCGCCAACTCGGTCAACATCTGTCATCACATATTTTCCAAATGGCTTGAGGTCTCCTAGTAGCGGAACCTTGGAACCAATACGATGGAAATCATCAAGGGTAAGGTCAACGTCTGCTTCGTGAGCGATGGCAAGTAAGTGCAGAACTGCGTTGGTAGAGCCACCGAGAGCCATCAAGATTGTGATGGCATTTTCAAATGCCTTCTTCGTCAAGATATCGCGAGTAGTAATTCCCTTTGCGATTAAGTTAACAACTGCAGCTCCTGCTTGTTCAGCATAAGCATCGCGGCGGCGATCGACTGCAGGAGGGGCAGCAGATCCTGGAAGTGAAAGTCCGATTGCTTCAGCGATACTTGCCATGGTGTTAGCCGTATACATACCGCCACATGCACCTTCTCCTGGGCAGATAGCACGTTCAATTTGGTCAACGCGATCTTGTGTTATCAATCCACGAGCACATGCGCCCACTGCTTCAAAGGCATCAATGATGGTGACATCTTTGCCATCGACTTGGCCAGGCAAGGTAGAGCCTGCATAGACAAATACTGATGCAACATCGATACGAGCTGCAGCCATCATCATTCCTGGCAAGGATTTATCGCATCCTGCAAAAGTGACCATTCCATCAAGACGTTCTGCCTGCATCACTGTTTCAACAGAGTCGGCAATTACTTCACGAGAAACGAGTGAGAAGTGCATTCCTTCATGGCCCATAGAAATTCCATCAGAGACGGAGATAGTTCCAAACTGCATCGGGAAACCACCAGCATCGATAACACCTTTCTTCGATGCTTTAGCTAAACGATCCAGAGAAAGATTGCACGGAGTAATTTCATTCCAGGAAGATGCAATACCGATCTGCGGCTTGACCCAATCCTCATCGCCCATACCAACTGCGCGAAGCATTCCGCGTGCTGGAGCACGCTCTAATCCATCAGTGACTAATCCAGAGCGAGGTTTCATCTTCGACATGAGAGAATTCTATCCTTACATAAGCAATTTATGAGAAGCCCAAAAACTACCTTTTAGGAGATTTACCTGTGTCAAAGCAAGCCCAAGACCAGACTCTGGACCCAACTCGTTGGCGGACATTATTCGTTGTAGCTATTTCACAGTTGATGATTGTGCTCGATAGCTCAATCATGAATATCGCTATTCCCAGCGCGAAGATTGACCTCGGAATCTCTGATGCAAATCAGCAGTGGGTCATCACTGCCTACACCTTGGCATTTGGGTCACTTCTTTTACTGGGTGGTCGCATCGGTGACTACATGGGCCGCAAGAAGATTTTTATTATCGGACTTCTCGGATTTGCTGCAGCATCCGCACTCGGTGGCATCGCATCTACACAAGGCCTTCTCTTCGCATCCCGTGCTTTGCAGGGAGTCTTCGCCGCTCTTCTTGCTCCTGCAGCACTTGCAATTATCTCTGTCACATTTAGCGTTCCTTCAGAACGCGCAAAAGCATTCGGTGTATTCGGTGCAATCTCAGGTGGCGGTGCTGCAATTGGCCTGATCCTCGGTGGAACTTTGACTCAATACGCTTCTTGGCGTTGGTGCCTCGGCGTAAATACTCCCATCGCAATTCTTGCTGCAATCCTCGCGTTTAAATTTGTCCATGAATCAAAAGCATCAGGAGATAACACCTATGACATTCCTGGCGTAATCACGGCAACAGCCGGACTCTTCTCACTAACCTACGGATTCAATGAGGCAGCGACTAAAGGTTGGTCATCAACGACAACTATTTCATTCCTCGCAATTGCTGTCATTCTTCTCATGGTCTTTGTGGCCATTGAGAAGAAGGTCGCAAATCCACTCATGCCACTTCGCGTGATAACAGAGCGCAACCGTGGCGGTTCATATCTTGGTTCACTCGTTGTCGGTGCAGGACTCTTCTCAATGTTCCTCTTTCTCGGTCTCTACCTTCAGGTAATTCTTGGGTTTAGTCCATTGAAATCTGGCTTTGCGTTCTTGCCATTCACCGCAGGAATCATCGTCTTCGCTGGAATCGCATCACAGTTACTACCGAAGGTTGGACCAAAACCGCTGATGGTTCCTGGTCTTCTCTTCGCAGGTATCGGCTTATTGCTCCTTGCCCGCATTACTCCAGATACTGCATATCTGACTCATGTTGTTCCATCACTTCTCATCATGTCGAGTGGAATGGCGCTTGTCTTCATTCCATTGACTTCTACCTCACTTCACGGCGTCTCTAATCACGACACTGGGGTTGCAAGTGCG
The genomic region above belongs to Candidatus Planktophila dulcis and contains:
- a CDS encoding acetolactate synthase large subunit, yielding MAKHVPTANGTEMTGATALVKSLEAAGVDVMFGLPGGAILPAYDPIYDSTIRHILVRHEQGAGHAATGYAQVTGRAGVCIATSGPGATNLVTPLMDAAMDSVPLVAITGQVPSAAIGTDAFQEADIRGITMPFTKHNYLVTNPDEIPGVIAEAFHIATTGRPGPVLVDIAKDALQKMTKYNWPTSIKLAGYNPKTTPDAQAITDAAALIAQSSKPVFYVGGGVIKANAHAELRQLVELLGGPVVTTLMARGAFPDSHPLHMGMPGMHGTVAAVTALQKADLLITLGARFDDRVTGKLSTFAPNAKILHADIDPAEIGKNRHADVAVVGDVRETIAALIPALKAALAKNKPDLTAWLRQMNSLKSTYPLGFDTPDDGSLSPQLVIQRLGQISGTDTIFTAGVGQHQMWASQFISYEHPRTWLNSGGAGTMGYGVPAAMGAKVGAPDTTVWAIDGDGCFQMTNQELVTCALNNIPIKVAIINNESLGMVRQWQTLFYDSRYSNTSLESKRVPNFPMLAESMGCVGLSCERPEDLDKTIEKAMSINDQPVVVDFRVHRDAMVWPMVAAGTSNDEIMIARATAPDWDSQEL
- the ilvD gene encoding dihydroxy-acid dehydratase, whose translation is MSKMKPRSGLVTDGLERAPARGMLRAVGMGDEDWVKPQIGIASSWNEITPCNLSLDRLAKASKKGVIDAGGFPMQFGTISVSDGISMGHEGMHFSLVSREVIADSVETVMQAERLDGMVTFAGCDKSLPGMMMAAARIDVASVFVYAGSTLPGQVDGKDVTIIDAFEAVGACARGLITQDRVDQIERAICPGEGACGGMYTANTMASIAEAIGLSLPGSAAPPAVDRRRDAYAEQAGAAVVNLIAKGITTRDILTKKAFENAITILMALGGSTNAVLHLLAIAHEADVDLTLDDFHRIGSKVPLLGDLKPFGKYVMTDVDRVGGIPVVLRILLDAGFLHGDTLTVTGKTMAENLADINPPLADGSVLRAIDKPISTDIGITILGGSLATEGAVCKTAGIGIESFEGPARVFEREQAAMDALENGTIQAGDVVVIRYEGPKGGPGMREMLMITGAIKGAGLGKTTLLLTDGRFSGGSTGLCVGHVAPEAVDGGPIAFIKDGDRVRIDIPNRTLDLLVDPAELAARKVGWKPLPHKYTRGVLHKYSKLVGSASKGAVCD
- a CDS encoding MFS transporter; amino-acid sequence: MSKQAQDQTLDPTRWRTLFVVAISQLMIVLDSSIMNIAIPSAKIDLGISDANQQWVITAYTLAFGSLLLLGGRIGDYMGRKKIFIIGLLGFAAASALGGIASTQGLLFASRALQGVFAALLAPAALAIISVTFSVPSERAKAFGVFGAISGGGAAIGLILGGTLTQYASWRWCLGVNTPIAILAAILAFKFVHESKASGDNTYDIPGVITATAGLFSLTYGFNEAATKGWSSTTTISFLAIAVILLMVFVAIEKKVANPLMPLRVITERNRGGSYLGSLVVGAGLFSMFLFLGLYLQVILGFSPLKSGFAFLPFTAGIIVFAGIASQLLPKVGPKPLMVPGLLFAGIGLLLLARITPDTAYLTHVVPSLLIMSSGMALVFIPLTSTSLHGVSNHDTGVASAMLNTSQQIGGSLGTALLNTVAATATTTYAAANTELGKAVMPFAMTHGFTVAFKFSAGLLIAGAVVLFFFINIGKESLVETEGVIAH